One genomic window of Paraburkholderia phytofirmans PsJN includes the following:
- a CDS encoding isocitrate lyase/PEP mutase family protein — protein sequence MSTSATRRAAFRAKVNERQGLLVPGAFNAMSARVIEDAGFEAIYITGAGVTNMSLGLPDLGFIGLAEVAEHTARIRDAVALPLIVDADTGFGNALNVRQTVRVLERSGADVIQFEDQIMPKKCGHFSGKEVVSASEMVGKIRAAVDAREDGNLQIMARTDAAAVHGIEDAIERGHRFIEAGADILFIEATESLADIERLPGLFDKPQLINIVIGGKTPVQSREALAKLGYGIVLYANAALQGAVLGMQRALGTLKTNGRLDEDATLVAPFSERQRLVNKPLYDKLDREYAAKE from the coding sequence ATGAGCACATCCGCCACCCGCCGCGCAGCCTTCCGCGCCAAAGTCAACGAACGCCAGGGCCTGCTCGTGCCCGGCGCCTTCAATGCGATGAGCGCCCGCGTGATCGAGGACGCCGGCTTCGAGGCGATCTACATTACGGGCGCGGGCGTCACCAATATGTCGCTAGGTTTGCCCGACCTCGGCTTCATCGGCCTTGCCGAAGTCGCCGAACATACGGCGCGGATTCGCGACGCGGTCGCGCTGCCGCTGATCGTCGACGCCGACACCGGCTTCGGCAATGCGCTGAACGTGCGCCAGACGGTGCGCGTGCTCGAGCGCAGCGGCGCCGACGTGATCCAGTTCGAAGACCAGATCATGCCGAAGAAATGCGGCCACTTCTCCGGCAAGGAAGTGGTGAGCGCGAGCGAGATGGTCGGCAAGATCCGCGCGGCCGTCGATGCCCGCGAAGACGGCAATCTGCAGATCATGGCGCGCACCGACGCGGCCGCGGTTCACGGCATCGAAGACGCGATCGAGCGCGGCCATCGCTTCATCGAAGCCGGCGCGGACATTCTGTTCATCGAAGCGACCGAATCGCTTGCCGACATCGAACGTTTGCCGGGTCTGTTCGACAAGCCGCAGCTGATCAATATCGTGATCGGCGGCAAGACGCCGGTGCAATCGCGCGAGGCGCTCGCCAAGCTTGGGTACGGCATCGTGCTGTATGCAAACGCGGCGCTGCAAGGCGCGGTACTCGGGATGCAGCGCGCGCTCGGCACGCTCAAGACCAATGGCCGTCTCGACGAAGACGCCACGCTGGTCGCGCCGTTCAGCGAACGCCAACGGCTGGTCAATAAGCCGCTGTATGACAAGCTGGATCGGGAGTACGCCGCGAAGGAGTGA
- a CDS encoding MFS transporter encodes MSGSETRNAHVGWLPYIVAATFFMEYLDTTVIATALPQMAHSFGVGPNSLSLGMTAYMLALAIFIPASGWVADRCGSRTVFFSAIGVFTVASVLCGLSQNVAEFTAARLLQGIGGAMMVPVGRLIVVRSTEKSRMMQAISTITWPAIAAPVVGPPIGGFITTYASWRWIFLLNVPFGLAAMAVALALVPNLRGAERKPLDVIGLLLSGVALTAILYGAELASQPGENPWIAGAIVLGGLLVGVVAFQHAKRHQHPLIDVSTLKIPTFSVTVVTGSFTRIGIGAVPYLMPLLFQVGFGLSAFKSGLLLLASALGNLGMKALTTRILQRYGFRMVSIVDVTVAGVFIIACGLLSPNVPLALVLFVVFIYGVARSMQFSTLATLAYADVAQPQMSAASTLWSAAAQMTIGLGIAFGAVSLRAAAFFNGEVTGRVFTLDDFRLAFLFAGIVTLASVIGYMGLARDAGQSIGGGSRGSEDPAKG; translated from the coding sequence ATGAGCGGCAGCGAGACACGCAACGCGCACGTCGGCTGGCTGCCGTATATCGTCGCGGCCACCTTCTTCATGGAATACCTCGACACCACGGTGATCGCCACCGCGTTGCCGCAGATGGCGCACTCGTTCGGCGTCGGTCCCAACAGCCTCAGTCTCGGCATGACGGCCTACATGCTGGCGCTGGCGATCTTCATCCCGGCGAGCGGCTGGGTCGCCGACCGCTGCGGCTCGCGCACGGTGTTCTTCAGCGCGATCGGCGTGTTCACCGTGGCTTCCGTGCTGTGCGGCCTGTCGCAGAACGTCGCCGAGTTCACCGCAGCCCGTCTGCTGCAAGGCATAGGCGGCGCGATGATGGTGCCGGTGGGCCGGCTGATCGTGGTCCGCAGCACCGAAAAAAGCCGCATGATGCAGGCGATCTCGACCATCACGTGGCCGGCGATTGCCGCGCCGGTGGTCGGGCCGCCTATCGGCGGCTTCATTACGACTTACGCGTCGTGGCGCTGGATCTTTCTGCTCAACGTGCCGTTCGGCCTCGCGGCCATGGCTGTTGCGCTCGCGCTGGTGCCGAACCTGCGCGGCGCCGAACGCAAGCCGCTCGACGTAATCGGCCTGCTGCTGAGCGGCGTAGCGTTGACGGCGATTCTCTACGGCGCGGAGTTGGCAAGCCAGCCCGGCGAGAATCCGTGGATCGCCGGGGCGATCGTCCTCGGCGGTTTGCTGGTAGGCGTGGTGGCGTTCCAGCATGCGAAGCGTCATCAGCACCCGCTCATCGACGTCTCGACGCTGAAAATCCCCACTTTTTCCGTGACCGTGGTGACGGGCTCGTTCACGCGCATCGGCATCGGCGCGGTGCCTTATCTGATGCCGCTGCTGTTTCAGGTGGGCTTCGGCTTGTCGGCGTTCAAGTCGGGGCTGTTGCTGCTCGCGAGCGCGCTCGGCAACCTCGGCATGAAGGCGCTGACCACTCGCATCCTGCAGCGTTACGGTTTTCGCATGGTGTCGATCGTCGACGTGACGGTGGCCGGCGTGTTCATTATCGCGTGCGGATTGCTCAGCCCGAACGTGCCGCTCGCGCTGGTGCTGTTCGTCGTGTTCATCTACGGCGTGGCGCGTTCGATGCAATTTTCGACGCTCGCCACGCTCGCTTACGCCGACGTCGCGCAACCGCAGATGAGCGCGGCCAGCACGCTATGGAGCGCGGCCGCGCAGATGACGATCGGCCTCGGCATCGCGTTCGGCGCGGTGTCGCTGCGCGCGGCGGCGTTCTTCAACGGCGAGGTCACGGGCCGCGTGTTCA